The Plasmodium malariae genome assembly, contig: PmUG01_00_13, whole genome shotgun sequence DNA window CAACTCCTACCAGTGGAATAGTAACTGACATTAAAATGTGAGAAAAGTTAAAGGTAGACAGATTATTAGTAGTTCTCCGTTCTACAATCAAATCAGAATTAAGTCTATATAACCCTTTTTGTTCTGACGTATCGCCTATATCACACTTTAAATTAGATAATTTAGATTTAAAACAATCAGGTACATGTTTTCTAAGTTCACTACAATAATGTTCAGGCTTACCCGAATTACAATTATCGTACACGCTTTCATACGTACTAACAGCTTCTTCAAGGTATGCTTTAAATTCACTAtcacataaattattatttaaactaAGAGTTTGTTGAAATATTTCGTGGTCTAAACAATAATCATGCAcaatcttcatttttttaaagttttctttattacctttaaaaaattcacatttacatttattaaaaccagaaatatgttttaaaCCATTATTAAGTATTTCAATAAGATTCGAAAATGAATTTTCTTcctttaacatttttaataatatactgCCTATCCAGTAGTACATATAATGGCATTTTACTTTGCAATCTTCACTGTCTTCATTagtaaaagatataaaacataaagcCTTAAGAAGATTATCAACATTATctttatcataattatttaattgagATTGTGTTTCCGTAATTTTTTCCTCATGTAAGCAGTAATCATTTGATGgattaaaactttttttataataattctttgAAGGTAATACAGAACTACCCTAAgcattaatgaaaatatatataatgagaaGAACTTATTTctaagaattattttattaatcaataagaaaaattaaacgccaaaaaatatgtataagagtaaatttgaaaaagatATGAACCTGCATTGTAAATGACACTTTTAACTATAATTTcgatattgaaaaaatagtataaaaaatattttataaatatttttacatatatattaaatataaaaatatgtaaaatatcggtattttttatatattttatggtaaatttataaaaggaaatatatattatttaataatatttatttcttaatcTTTTCTTAGGAGTgagttaaaataattaaaatatgttcacGTATGAGTAACATTTACACCTACCACATAacgataaaaatgaataatgtaatgaaaatattttaaaatatgtgtcACATATATCATGATgaatactaaaaaaatatatcattaatgtaatttttcttttaatattaatttatattcacttttttatgtataattgcgcaaaattttaaatatttatattattaataatttactaTTGATAAGgatgatatttttattataatagtagGTAGTTTtcatttgaaatatataaatatatacatatatatacgaatatAACTACATAaggtaaataatttattctttctaTTTAATTACTTATGATATGActgtgaatatataaaataaattatttatcataCAAAAATTCATTACGTATCtcacttaaatatatttatcaatattttattatagtaCTCAATAGAAAAACTTGTAGTTACTAGAATAgactaatataaaaatattttttctatgatttactaaaaaaaaataacttattTCCCTAATATGTAGTATAAATCTTGTGCATCActctatattatattattgggAGATTTaccttttataattaatattactcaattatcaaatataattttaagtattttttataaaaaatattaatatatatattatcatattgttaaatttaaaaatttttgattGTTTTAATgttgataaatataaaattattcctagaaataataaatttataaaatacttaataaacgtctttaaaatattaaccagttaaatgtaatttattttagttattatttaaatatatatttgttgaTACTACAGTAAACTATTCATTATCATATAACATTTCCAATAATAAGTGCAAAgttatatgatataaaatgGGATAAAAAGAGAACTTACtaattgatattttttaaaataaaatgtataagaaaaaatattctacaAATGAATCACAATTAAAAGAATACTATTAattcaatattttcttttacctTATATAGTTTACTATTTATTGACCATCTTTAATTTacgaaaattttaatatacattattaaaaggatatttatttttcactgTGTTCTcatggaaaaaaagaactCATTATTAACTTCAATCACAAAACGAATTTAATGGAATATAtcactatttatttatatgaataggctctttttaataagtttatgtttatattttaatctttagaaaatttttacaaataataaaaaatattttcatatataatcattAATAACCTAGATTATTCTaaatattaaacattttaatatattttattacaaattcattttatttttatgtatatatatgagatctattataatatatataaatatattttatttatgtatttgtaaCAATCTCTGTATGTTCACTAATTActgtaaataattataatttcacTTATggtttttatcatttataatcCATAATTATACAGAacgatatatttttatatagatttggtttaatattcttattaattttcacttgctataaatattttattttattttttttaaattaaatttcagGTAATAATCAAACCACCgctattattaaatttaccataatactaatatataaatatgttaaagttatttattattcctttaagaaattgaaattatcaattatttattaaatggaAGCCTTATCTTACTAAGCGTTacaacttatttttttatttttaatatatttcttttcttaaatgcttactattttttgaatccttccattaataaatatagccatatatatttatatttaatattttttttttttttttttaaattctttgtaatgtaattattttcatattctataaaaaaatggatacattgacacatatatataaagatatgTTTGAATACTctgttatatttaatatctCAGAAAAAAGCTTATCTTAAACTATATATAATcagaaaaatagtaaatatgtTTGTAATATTCTagttttacatattttttttttataataagcAACAAAATAACAGATAATTCATataacattaatttttatggcAAAAATATggtattttattaatgaaaaaaaattatatattaatttatgccatttttattagtaaGAGTATGATTCCTCAGTCATTTCATAACTTTATTCATTATACGTATTTTAATATTccttaattatatatatatatatatatataaatatatttttgtgatTTACTTATCATAAGATATTTATCTAAATTTTCAGAATAATTAGAacttacataaaaatatcaaatgCAATGATAAACCTACACGTTTtgtcaatatatttttatttaaggcatttacataattgcatttataatataatacatattatatattataaaagcaaataatatcatataataaaaatatttataaataaaattattaattttcatattttatttattattaattgtgtcacactttttattttattttaattgttttaataattacaaatactttttcaaaataatattttcttttttatattattagtagATTCggtattttaacaaaaaattttattgagatatatttaataattagtttttattaaaaaaattcacaaaatttaattatacttaTTGTGTATTAagcctttaaaaaaaaaaaaagaatgacaaaattatattatgtaaaacaTAATGTTACATgatgaataattaaatataaacccaaaaaaaaaaaaaaatatatatatgtcaatataataaagtaatatatgttaatatttctttttaattttcaaaaatgcaagtacaaaaattatgtgatataaatgtaaaaactctttttatattatttaattggatctatatatttccttatatattatttattcagacagatattttcttttccattatatgtgaatatttaattttctgattatattctttttagaGAAACAATAATTACGctattactttttctttttgcgTTTCGTTAGATATAAGTGTATTCATTAACAAAAacttttgtttatatatctcacatttattaaaaaaaataaagttcaaatatattttatatataaaacacatgaaaaaaaatatatcaaaatataacgtttttaataaaatagttacatattaatacttaatacaattatgattttatatatacttctcttatgttaattcttttaaatcaAAGAACTTAAATAATAAGCAAATTTAccataatatgaaaatatatataatattcttcattgttatatatatagtaaaatttttaaataaacaataacATGATAGAAATTTATGTTTTGACGAATACagtacattaaaataaatgaatttgtTAAATTGTTTTCGTTGATCATTACTGTTTTACCTGTAATGATTTgctatttttgttatatgatattatatctattaaaatattcataacactattttataaattgtataattcatcaatattataaaaaatactaaaaaaataataaaattataataaatacaatgatatttaataaaacaaactaaaataaaaaaaaaatattataacaaaatcTATGTATACTTTATAGTGCATAAATATACGTTAtgaatattaaatgtaaaataaaatgatatatatattatttttcttaattataaCGTTCATTAATACTGCAAATAGTAATTGTGCGAtgatatacatttaatattttataattatcggttactttaaattttaaaagcataatatttatacctAATTAGAAGtcttcatacatatatattcttttaacactgaatataaaatacataatttatatatccatcattataatatacaagCAAGAATGTGTAACAAACATAATGCGCCATATATTAAGGATCCTGATAAacattatatagatataaataatgtatttttagttgattaatttttctttgtataattattaattttttttttttttttaaataataatatacaaatttaacTTTAAATTACAGTAATATGCATATCTtcctttaaatatattaatgtaatttttttgtacttcattttattagTGGAATATTTAGTTTAATATGAGAATCAAACAttgttaaatatttcttattataaatatattcaattctcatattattattataaattattttgttgcatttatttgtatactGACAGATTATTATTCAActaatttatcatatatttatatgagtaccatatttataaattaatgtatgtaattatttttatcagtGTTACATAATTTAGTATTACATAAACATAAGCAATTATATTCGGTGTAATAAAACCATTATAAAATACGTTTtctataataaaagtaaaacagCAATCAAATAAGAATTTAcgaaaaatgttatatttctGTCCTTATATTTcccttatatatatcttattattcttcgctaaatttcatttaactCAAACTGAAGATTTCGTagttttatcttattttattttaagctttagtatattttataattgtacagtatttaaaatgtcaattttatttttatatattttactgttAGTTATATAGAGATAATatgataaaagaatattttatataaagtataatttatatttttatattctttattttatttaaaaacttttatgccctgaataataattacaaaagaaatatattctaacttataaagaaatatgtttacatttttttttcaaagtaCTATGTGTAATGATAAAACTATTGAGCATAACATTAGATAACAGTatcaaattaaattatttgttatacacatttatgaatttatttattctttttgttctttgTTCATATTTCCCCAactctaaaaaataaaaagtacatCATACATATCATACTTAGagtaataacattttatcttccaattattcaaataatagGTAAAATCTGctacttttaaaataaatcaattaatatttaaagtttggttacataaataattatatataaatgcttCATTTTTCTATGCTTAAAACCTATTACTTCTATTTCCTATTAACTAATTTTAAATTCAGTGACTTATTaagatttttaaaaattaaatttttttaaattcaaaatttacACAAAATTACATTTCAACACTATAtagaaagaatatatatacatatatttttataacatatattttaatgtatatcaTAACGCAAATATATGTTACAGCCATTGTTACACTGATCTTATTTATACTTcaatttatatgttatgttatattaatataaataacttaCTGAATAATTACTTTCTATTTAtgcttatttaatttaaatgtaaCATAACACATTTATGAAgatttttttagtaaaataatcatttttttattttatccatATATGGTTCACTAAATGTAATTgcctatatattatttattcattaacATCATGTatcaatttttctttttttcactGAATTCATTgcctttttataattttaacttacggtttatatttttatatattatactaatatatataatttatttaaaaattccaTATTTTATGTACTGTATTAGTTTTACTGATAATTGCACTTTAAATTATAGGAACTACATATTATTAGAcattaatgaattatatttccATATAATATACTAATTAGAAATTTATTACTTAATCGTATCGTACATGAATTTCACTTTTGCACATATTTAGCTCTTGATCcatagaattattaaatattttattatttgtctCATGTCTATTTCCCAATCTTCTTTTCATCCTAACATTCATGAGCTAAACAACATCCGAAAAGTAGAATActacattaaataaatacatatatatttacaaaagtataaatttagtaattgtaattatatgtaaaaaataattatacgaATATTCGAGCAGTAACTTACTTCAATATGGAATTTATATTAAccttataaagaaaaaataatatgaaaattattgtCATTGATATGAGAACATGTAATGCAACTAAAATAGGTAAATTAAATCACTTGTGAGATGGTAATGTTTTTAGTCGTTGTGAACATTTGTTATTAGATTCCATATATTTACCGTATTCTACTTTAAACTTTTGTAATTTCTTGCATAAAGGTTATGTATTGCCAGAAGTACATTTAtctataaaaacattatatcaTGTAATGCATTTTTCACCgaatttacaattattatcCTTAGATTCTACTACTTTTTCATTCAtgaatttttctaaattttcatacatttcataaagaataattaatccattaaaattatcattactTATATGTTCTGCAAATACCCTCGTGCATGCTGAATATGGTCTTATAAACGCCGTAATCagtttttaattctttttaaatttctatttcatttactaaaattttaatttcactagtaataatgaaatttaattacttagagttaatttaaattattgtaacttaaaataaaaattgattGAATTAATTCGAGaggtattattttaaatttaaaaccAATTaacattaaagaaaaatattttattctttaaagAGATATTATCTATGTATTCGTAATATTTCAAAAGGCCATAAaggaataataaatgaatattccaatataatgtttaatttatatgaatatgtactaaaattaatttatattcatgtatagcacttcaataaaattatataatatgcgtattaataaaaataataggaaagtatattttgctccgaaaaatattttagttaatataaatttatactattttgaaaatattatatttagaattataaggatttcttttaaaatatataaactatactattttgttttaattttaagagAAAACTAAAGGAATTATTGtgtaagtatttttttaaaaactcaatgtataaaaataattaatgcGTCACATATTAAGATATAatgtatcatttttttttacataaataactACTAACCTGataagaatttattttttttttatttctttttttatttaaatcaCTTATATTAAGATAGAATGCCATCCGAAAGTGTTTggcaaaattaatatatattttttttgtcataatggatatatatatatagaattttGGAATTCCTTGttcttaaaattaaataaaacattttttaaagagaTTACTACATTATACATTTAActcttataattttacttttttagaaaaaatacgcgcaattatttcttaaatataaaaaagattttGATAATACTAACCTAATTAATAAACATGGTGACTCTAAAAGTGCTTGTGAAAGAATATATTCAACTAGTACAGATAGTAGAATTGATGCAACTTTTGTATTTAAATGTCAAAAGTTTTATAAGTtattggaaaaaataaaattccaTTATAATCCTTATAGTGACATAATGCGTAAATACTTGAAGGGCCTTcttaataatgataaaattcataataataatagtttatttaatgtttttattaaaatttcattagGATGTTATCTTAGAGGTGTGtggaaattatataaaagaaattaatacttaatatataaaagaaatatcaGGTATATACGGATTATATAAGAATCTTGACTTTTTGATTAGTCAAAATCCTCAATCTAAGGAGAATTCTAAAATtgttgaaaaatataacttttatattaGTCATCAGTGGAAATGTAAAGGAAATAATGGTAACGACTCATGTTGTCATTTGAACAATTATAAtgatgtatataattaaaaaatataaaaagttaatatttgttctaatgtacaaaaattttagaacttaaaaacaattatgtatttcttttcaatataataactgttaaattattaatagcatatttcaaattatcttttttatataaatttaataaaaattatacgtAGCAGTGTCAACATTGCTCCacaattcatataattcgttacatataaaaaaagcataaaataatatttttaagtatatttatatgtttctACTTTCATATGTTTTTCTCCTATAAAATCTGCTTTTCATGATCAATcacaaaggaaaaaatactAAATGAAAATTGCAAAATTTAAGAAGAAACTAGACAATACTTACAAagacatataaaaaaaaaaatagaaataatgtacaaaaaatttacaacATAGGCTATCACGgttaatgaatttttatacaaaaactACAGTTTACATTAATTTCATTAGAAATTCTAATACTcagtattataaaatttgcgtataagtaaaaatttactgataaatagtataaactaaaaataaataaataaataggcataaaaaattgtaaaaataatgatataaaaactCTTTAAAGAAAAGAGTAACATGAATATAGTACTACTTTAAAAGtttgtaaaagaaaaatcaaCTTATATATGAGATTTTCCttagaataatatatgagtaattttaaaaaattaaatatttattacagAATTATAAGGTAAATGTTGATTTTCTTATACAATAATAtgcaataaattttatttactaaatattaaaaaagaagaattaaaaaggaagaaagaaatgaaaagaagAAGCGAAAGCATTAAAAACAATACCGGTaatcttattatatatataaaaagtaaaaaagaagtgttatgaaaatattatacaaaaaataaaaatacatatattttatttataacttaATTTTAATCTTTTGTTATTCCTTATTCCATTGTAGTTATTATGAATTAAAACATTAACATATTCTACATCTATTTTAATCGTGTTGTATTTATCTTGTATCTATTTTGTATGACTTTACAATAAGAAGTTTTATACATGGTGATTAAAGATATTAATTCCATTGTTGTTAGAATTTAAGTTGACAAATACCTAAGCATTcactaataatttattaatatattttactagtgcattattattaactttttttgcttccaaaatatctttttatatttataaaattcacTAGACGCAAAACAATCGATgcattataaataacataacatataaaacttctatataattataaaattttagctaaataaaattataataataacaaaatagtatttatatttttatatttaacatttatttacCTTACCAATAACGAAAAATACagcaaataatttatacatttttaatgacaattaataaattaaaaatcaaaagaatcagaataattaatagctaattcttcttttcttcaaatttgttatataaatcaacttttatattatctatGAAAgtcattatatacatatctctatattattaaagttTTTCAAATGGGTACTTCTTGTTTTCACAgtgaaatatttacatattcgTGCTACATTACTAATTAGTAATTTGAAAATAcgaaattttttgaaaattttcttataacCCAGTATGTATTTAGATTTTACTACATATAGGAAGTTTATTAACTTAGATTACAGATTTTTtggattatatatattatcatattcaaaataatataatatatgaattattataataccaCATTAATGTAACATTAGCCTGtctacattaaaaaaaataaatgcaaaattttttaaaattgcaagcaataaatattacttttaatGAAGATTACCTtataataatcatatatttaatgcaaTCATAAATGTTCATCATGTGGTTCATGCTTCtaatgtacataaaaatattatttatattgttatatttttttaataattatttttaactttatagTAATGATTTATTATACTATAAGTATATGCAAACAGAAACAAGTATATCATGGAATGGAAAATAATGCATATAACaatagaatttaaaaaaattataaagtaaaatttccctataaatttattcatataataccAAGTTAAACATTT harbors:
- the PmUG01_00029300 gene encoding PIR protein, with product MIYVTHILKYFHYIIHFYRYVGSSVLPSKNYYKKSFNPSNDYCLHEEKITETQSQLNNYDKDNVDNLLKALCFISFTNEDSEDCKVKCHYMYYWIGSILLKMLKEENSFSNLIEILNNGLKHISGFNKCKCEFFKGNKENFKKMKIVHDYCLDHEIFQQTLSLNNNLCDSEFKAYLEEAVSTYESVYDNCNSGKPEHYCSELRKHVPDCFKSKLSNLKCDIGDTSEQKGLYRLNSDLIVERRTTNNLSTFNFSHILMSVTIPLVGVVFICFFLYKFTPLVPWIKMHLLRKKSIRRNSDDINIQDIR